The Methanooceanicella nereidis genome window below encodes:
- a CDS encoding VIT1/CCC1 transporter family protein translates to MNDDSEIGRYFILGSIDGLLAVLGIIVGVSTTSANATIIIKAALGGGIALCLTNGIGTYLAETAVQYGKISAVEKAILQDLRHTKIEQIARRKIIRDSIIHGGASLIGAIVPITPFLLLDRGIAVYVSVILSLLALVFLGGYSGRISKQSYLRSIIRMVSLGALIVLICSLLGVSG, encoded by the coding sequence ATGAATGATGATAGTGAGATAGGCAGGTACTTTATTCTGGGGAGCATTGACGGGCTGCTTGCCGTCCTCGGTATTATCGTAGGCGTGTCCACGACCAGCGCAAATGCTACCATAATAATAAAAGCAGCCCTCGGAGGCGGCATAGCATTATGCCTGACCAATGGCATCGGAACATACCTTGCGGAAACTGCAGTTCAGTATGGTAAGATATCTGCAGTGGAAAAGGCCATTTTACAGGACCTGAGACATACTAAGATCGAACAGATCGCGAGGCGCAAGATCATCCGGGACTCTATTATCCATGGCGGCGCCAGCCTTATAGGGGCTATCGTCCCGATAACTCCTTTTTTACTCTTAGACAGGGGAATAGCGGTTTATGTGTCGGTAATATTGTCGCTTCTGGCACTGGTATTTTTAGGGGGATATTCAGGCAGGATATCAAAACAGAGTTATCTTAGGTCGATAATTCGTATGGTGTCTCTGGGTGCGTTGATCGTGCTGATCTGCAGCCTTCTCGGGGTAAGCGGATGA
- a CDS encoding 30S ribosomal protein S8e, which translates to MKYQGKSIRKVTGGRLKLNRGKRKFELGRDVTQPILGASKNKVVNAMGNGIKVKILKEEFANVTDPKTGKTQKVKMQTVTGNPANKNYVRRNILTKGAVVNTELGKARITSRPGQHGEVNAVLVD; encoded by the coding sequence ATGAAGTATCAGGGAAAATCTATCAGGAAGGTCACCGGCGGCAGACTTAAACTGAACCGCGGAAAGAGGAAATTCGAGCTTGGAAGGGACGTAACCCAGCCGATCCTCGGTGCCTCAAAGAATAAGGTCGTAAACGCCATGGGCAATGGCATCAAGGTCAAGATCCTGAAAGAGGAGTTCGCGAACGTAACCGACCCGAAGACCGGAAAGACCCAGAAGGTCAAGATGCAGACCGTTACCGGAAACCCGGCAAACAAGAACTACGTCAGGCGTAACATCCTTACCAAGGGCGCAGTCGTCAACACCGAGCTCGGTAAGGCCAGGATCACAAGCAGGCCAGGCCAGCACGGCGAAGTTAACGCAGTGCTCGTAGACTGA
- a CDS encoding replication factor C small subunit translates to MAEDEIWTEKYRPKTLDEVVGHEQIVKRLKSYVKSGNLPHLLFSGPPGVGKTACSIAIAKELFGDTWQSNFTELNASDERGIDVVRNNIKNFARTAPLGSASFKIIFLDEADALTSDAQSALRRTMERYTATCRFIISCNYSSKIIEPIQSRCAVYRFGALSSKDIETGLKNIAKNENLEITKDGMEALIYISKGDMRRAINALQSSATVSSRITSEVVYQTTSTARPEEINEMLKLALNGQFMDARNRLDDLLVTYGLSGSDIIDQIYRATFELGLDEDVLVALVDRIGEADFRLTEGAHERIQIEALLAHYKLHGKSK, encoded by the coding sequence ATGGCAGAAGATGAGATTTGGACGGAAAAGTATAGGCCCAAAACGCTCGATGAAGTGGTCGGGCATGAACAGATCGTAAAAAGGCTAAAATCATATGTCAAGTCCGGAAATCTGCCTCACTTATTGTTCTCCGGTCCTCCCGGCGTGGGTAAGACCGCGTGCTCTATCGCTATCGCGAAAGAGCTATTCGGCGATACGTGGCAAAGCAATTTTACAGAGCTGAACGCATCGGATGAAAGAGGCATTGACGTAGTACGAAATAATATTAAGAATTTCGCCAGGACAGCTCCGCTGGGATCGGCAAGTTTCAAGATAATATTCCTCGATGAGGCGGACGCCCTGACGTCAGACGCCCAATCCGCGTTAAGGCGTACCATGGAGAGATATACGGCGACTTGCCGGTTTATCATATCCTGTAACTATTCATCCAAGATAATCGAACCTATCCAGTCAAGGTGCGCAGTCTACCGATTCGGGGCCCTATCCTCAAAAGACATAGAAACCGGCTTAAAGAATATCGCAAAGAACGAAAACCTTGAGATAACAAAAGACGGCATGGAAGCTCTTATTTACATCTCAAAAGGCGATATGAGGCGGGCTATCAACGCCCTGCAGTCTTCGGCCACGGTCTCCTCCCGGATCACTTCCGAAGTCGTATATCAGACAACGAGCACGGCCAGGCCGGAAGAGATCAACGAGATGTTAAAGCTGGCGCTAAACGGCCAGTTCATGGACGCGCGGAACCGCCTTGATGACCTGCTGGTTACATATGGCCTTTCCGGAAGCGATATTATCGATCAGATCTACCGGGCCACTTTTGAGCTTGGACTTGACGAGGACGTTCTCGTAGCTCTCGTAGACCGTATCGGCGAGGCCGATTTCCGTCTTACGGAGGGGGCCCACGAAAGGATCCAGATAGAGGCGCTGCTCGCCCATTATAAACTGCACGGAAAAAGTAAGTAA
- a CDS encoding transglutaminase domain-containing protein yields MRKFLGYNIRSLSALILIILIFPFFTLSNINANAETIVVDGSITANNHVTERTTITLSGLDLAGLSNGSRVTYNAPIYTSYQVNGFSQSVSGFGMTASPAPSRYQDMTDSYGNGYRHYEWDIGTGSGSSMTFVITTSFNAILTGDASPVDMKDSIGTSAYSQFTVPTAMVQSNDPAIISKKNELLAGASTQAEAVERIIDFVKINIPVHDSTRPKDAVSSLNDNRGNCVNRAHLALALIRSAGIPARYVSGQIYDNTIEIWYRVPEGLAQRTFNWDHGPHAWIEVYYAEKGVWVPYDPYLTKGFVDNRHIKYGVSVDGNIQNTATHGEPGLLLVTNINPGAQASIGNSLTISDLQDDPRLQYVSTKTSPEGGFMISRDLQSSAIKESGISLSLSNDRTYVNSPVSITASITPARSDGVITIRSSADGISWDEIASGSPSLGRYTYSYAQNEPGQKYFKASWSGAGGYPGSESQNILLTVINRTATPTPCPTPDVSVSPTATPDPASQDNNSYTGGQSNVPENGISKYSISGFVMDSVNNGPIMNAVIYLDNMSFTTDNSGSFNFSVNNGTYVIKVVAEGYGDHNKDLSVNGNDLDIIINMEKQNNGAPVSTDGKFNVSIPGFEVLMAMLSIMIAGYRRQKIVR; encoded by the coding sequence ATGCGGAAGTTCCTCGGATACAATATAAGATCATTAAGCGCACTGATATTGATAATATTAATATTCCCTTTTTTTACGCTGTCTAATATAAACGCGAACGCCGAAACGATCGTTGTCGACGGATCTATCACGGCAAACAATCACGTCACGGAAAGAACGACCATAACATTATCCGGCTTAGACCTTGCCGGCCTATCAAACGGATCCAGGGTCACGTATAATGCTCCAATCTATACGTCATACCAGGTAAACGGGTTCTCCCAATCAGTTTCGGGATTCGGCATGACAGCAAGCCCGGCACCATCAAGGTACCAGGACATGACGGACAGTTACGGGAACGGCTACAGGCATTATGAGTGGGACATAGGCACAGGCTCCGGGTCAAGCATGACGTTTGTGATCACGACATCGTTCAATGCGATACTCACAGGGGATGCGAGCCCGGTCGATATGAAAGACAGTATCGGGACTTCGGCGTATTCTCAGTTCACTGTTCCGACCGCTATGGTGCAGTCTAACGATCCTGCCATTATAAGTAAAAAGAATGAGCTGCTTGCAGGGGCATCAACCCAGGCGGAGGCCGTGGAGAGGATAATTGATTTTGTCAAGATAAACATCCCCGTTCATGACAGTACCCGTCCGAAGGACGCAGTCTCGTCCCTGAACGACAATAGAGGCAATTGTGTCAACAGGGCACACCTTGCGCTGGCGCTGATCAGAAGCGCCGGGATACCTGCAAGATACGTATCCGGACAGATATACGATAATACGATAGAGATATGGTATAGAGTGCCTGAAGGGCTCGCACAGAGAACATTTAACTGGGACCACGGGCCGCATGCATGGATCGAGGTATATTATGCGGAAAAAGGCGTATGGGTACCATATGATCCATATCTTACCAAGGGGTTCGTAGACAACCGCCATATAAAATATGGCGTGAGCGTTGACGGGAACATCCAGAATACTGCCACACACGGCGAGCCGGGCTTACTATTGGTCACAAACATAAATCCGGGAGCGCAGGCATCCATCGGCAATTCATTGACGATCAGTGATCTGCAGGATGATCCTCGATTACAGTATGTGTCTACAAAGACATCGCCAGAAGGCGGGTTCATGATATCCAGGGATCTGCAAAGTTCGGCGATAAAGGAATCCGGCATTTCATTATCATTATCTAACGATAGGACGTATGTGAACTCGCCAGTATCAATAACAGCATCTATCACACCCGCCCGCTCCGATGGAGTGATAACAATAAGATCGAGCGCTGACGGCATCTCATGGGATGAGATCGCATCGGGCAGCCCGTCATTGGGGCGCTATACCTATTCCTATGCCCAGAATGAGCCGGGGCAAAAATACTTTAAGGCATCGTGGAGCGGAGCAGGAGGGTATCCGGGCTCGGAAAGCCAGAACATATTGCTGACGGTCATCAATCGTACTGCGACGCCGACTCCCTGCCCGACGCCTGACGTTTCAGTATCCCCGACCGCTACGCCTGATCCGGCATCTCAAGACAATAATTCTTACACAGGCGGGCAGAGCAATGTCCCTGAAAACGGGATAAGCAAATACTCAATATCAGGCTTTGTCATGGATTCGGTGAACAATGGCCCTATTATGAACGCGGTGATTTACCTTGACAATATGTCTTTCACTACGGACAATTCGGGTTCGTTCAATTTTAGCGTGAACAACGGCACATATGTCATAAAGGTCGTAGCTGAAGGATATGGAGACCATAATAAGGATCTGTCGGTTAACGGCAATGATTTAGATATTATCATCAACATGGAAAAGCAGAACAATGGTGCGCCGGTATCCACGGATGGCAAATTCAATGTCAGTATCCCGGGTTTCGAGGTCTTGATGGCGATGCTATCTATAATGATAGCGGGCTACAGGAGACAAAAAATAGTTCGATAA
- a CDS encoding DUF211 domain-containing protein, producing the protein MTGIKRLVLDVLKPHQPTILELAKSLSKLNHVTGVNLSLYEVDSQTENIKITIEGTNIDFDEIEKTIEDMGAVIHSVDEVAAGIKLVEEVETLQDR; encoded by the coding sequence ATGACGGGTATAAAGAGACTTGTCCTTGATGTTCTTAAGCCGCACCAGCCAACGATACTGGAACTGGCAAAGTCTTTGTCAAAATTGAACCATGTCACTGGCGTCAATCTTAGCCTCTATGAGGTCGACTCGCAGACCGAGAACATTAAGATTACTATAGAGGGAACGAACATAGATTTTGACGAGATCGAAAAGACTATCGAGGACATGGGTGCAGTGATACACAGCGTCGATGAGGTGGCCGCCGGAATAAAGCTGGTGGAAGAGGTTGAGACGCTTCAGGATAGATAG